A region of Vicinamibacteria bacterium DNA encodes the following proteins:
- a CDS encoding thymidine phosphorylase has translation MRAVDILRRKRDGKKLEPDEIDFFVQGAVSGEVPDYQIAAFLMAVYLKGMSDEETLCLTRSMLLSGSVMDFGDVPGAKIDKHSTGGVGDKVSLIVAPIAASAGVVVPMLSGRGLGHTGGTLDKLESIPGFDVRLDLERFRAAVRKIGVAMVGPTKDVAPADRKLYELRDATSTVESLPLITGSILSKKLAEGIDGLVLDVKTGSGAFMKTEERARLLGRMLLDTMGKMGKKAVALLTDMSQPLGDNVGNALDR, from the coding sequence ATGAGAGCGGTCGATATCCTGAGGCGTAAGCGCGACGGGAAGAAGCTCGAGCCCGATGAGATCGATTTCTTCGTACAGGGAGCGGTATCGGGCGAGGTGCCCGACTATCAAATCGCGGCATTCTTGATGGCCGTCTATCTGAAGGGCATGAGCGACGAGGAAACGCTTTGCCTCACCCGCTCGATGCTTCTGAGTGGCTCGGTCATGGACTTCGGCGACGTTCCCGGCGCCAAGATCGACAAGCACAGCACCGGCGGGGTCGGTGACAAAGTTTCGCTCATCGTCGCTCCCATCGCGGCTTCCGCCGGCGTGGTGGTTCCGATGCTCTCCGGTCGCGGGCTCGGGCACACCGGCGGCACTCTCGACAAGCTCGAGTCCATTCCCGGCTTCGACGTCCGGCTCGATCTGGAGCGATTCCGAGCCGCGGTGCGCAAAATCGGCGTCGCCATGGTGGGTCCAACAAAGGACGTTGCTCCCGCCGACCGGAAGCTCTACGAGCTGAGGGACGCGACCTCGACGGTAGAAAGTCTCCCGCTCATCACCGGAAGCATTCTGTCGAAGAAGCTCGCGGAAGGCATCGACGGTCTCGTCCTCGATGTCAAGACGGGCAGTGGCGCGTTCATGAAGACGGAGGAGCGTGCGAGGCTCCTCGGACGGATGCTCCTCGACACCATGGGGAAGATGGGCAAGAAAGCCGTGGCGCTCCTGACCGACATGTCGCAACCGCTCGGCGACAACGTCGGCAACGCGCTAGATCGG
- the upp gene encoding uracil phosphoribosyltransferase: MTIHVVEHPLVDDVLAALRDETTPPSRFRLLTKQITMLVAVEATADLPVRRERVRTPLEEAEVRRLAADIVLVPILRAGLGMLDVMLQLLPNATVGHVGLERDEETAVAREYYRKLPPLQERIVLILDPMLATGGSARAAIGLLDEHGAKDVRLLSIVAAPEGIDLLATHCPNVSIYTAAVDRGLNDQKFILPGLGDFGDRLYGTQFG; the protein is encoded by the coding sequence GTGACCATCCACGTCGTAGAACACCCACTGGTGGACGACGTTCTCGCCGCCCTGCGTGACGAGACGACGCCTCCCTCAAGGTTTCGTCTCTTGACGAAGCAGATCACGATGCTCGTCGCCGTAGAGGCCACCGCAGACCTGCCGGTTCGCCGTGAGAGGGTCCGAACGCCCCTCGAGGAGGCCGAGGTCCGCCGACTGGCGGCAGACATCGTTCTCGTGCCCATCTTGCGCGCCGGACTGGGAATGCTGGACGTCATGCTTCAGCTGTTGCCGAACGCTACCGTCGGGCACGTCGGGCTGGAGCGCGACGAAGAGACCGCCGTCGCCCGGGAGTACTATCGCAAGCTTCCGCCGCTTCAGGAACGAATCGTCCTGATCCTCGACCCCATGTTGGCAACCGGGGGATCGGCGAGGGCGGCGATCGGCCTTCTCGACGAGCACGGTGCCAAAGACGTAAGACTCCTCTCGATCGTCGCCGCTCCCGAGGGGATCGACCTTCTCGCCACACACTGTCCCAATGTGTCCATCTACACCGCCGCCGTCGATCGAGGCTTGAACGATCAGAAATTCATCCTGCCGGGTCTGGGAGATTTCGGCGATCGCCTCTACGGCACTCAATTCGGCTAG
- a CDS encoding DUF6677 family protein: protein MDTREISRTGQGLAAIPISASAWLVPGLGHLMLGKRGRGFTFFTVIVGLFVMGLHMHGELFALDAGEPLTLLAGLAEIGVGLPYFAAKLLGAGAGEVTSRTYEYGYTFLIVSGLLNALVVLDAYDIAMGRKD from the coding sequence ATGGATACTCGAGAAATCTCCCGAACGGGGCAGGGGCTGGCGGCGATACCGATTTCCGCTTCGGCTTGGCTCGTGCCCGGTCTCGGTCATTTGATGTTGGGCAAGCGCGGTCGTGGATTCACGTTCTTCACCGTGATCGTCGGCCTCTTTGTCATGGGACTCCATATGCACGGTGAGCTCTTCGCCCTCGACGCCGGGGAGCCGTTGACGTTGCTCGCCGGACTCGCCGAGATTGGCGTCGGCTTGCCGTACTTCGCCGCCAAGCTCCTCGGTGCTGGGGCCGGTGAGGTGACCTCCCGGACGTACGAATACGGCTACACGTTTCTCATCGTGTCCGGGTTATTGAACGCGCTCGTGGTGCTCGATGCTTACGACATCGCCATGGGGAGAAAAGATTGA
- a CDS encoding VanZ family protein, translating into MAHVPFSILNLLRYYGPLLLFMVLIFWTSSRSQPPLPIEAPDYVLHAGTFFILALLASRAFAFGLAKPAATWKLWAALAVSILFGLSDEWHQSYVPGRHVSLRDVAADSIGALLAVSGVALLWKTRGASKSSAAATMEANAGGRRDVD; encoded by the coding sequence ATGGCTCATGTACCCTTTTCCATCTTGAACTTGCTACGCTATTACGGGCCGCTGCTCCTTTTCATGGTTTTGATCTTCTGGACGTCGTCGAGGAGCCAGCCGCCGCTACCCATCGAGGCGCCGGACTACGTCCTTCACGCGGGCACGTTCTTCATTCTCGCCTTGCTCGCATCACGGGCTTTTGCCTTCGGCCTTGCCAAGCCCGCAGCGACGTGGAAGCTGTGGGCGGCGCTCGCCGTCTCGATATTGTTCGGACTCAGCGATGAATGGCACCAGTCCTACGTTCCCGGCCGCCACGTGAGCCTCAGAGACGTGGCTGCCGACAGCATCGGCGCGCTGCTCGCGGTCTCCGGCGTCGCGCTATTGTGGAAAACACGAGGCGCCTCGAAGTCGTCCGCGGCGGCGACGATGGAGGCGAACGC